One Bacillus sp. F19 genomic region harbors:
- a CDS encoding PTS sugar transporter subunit IIA, protein MIGILVTTHGELCNGLLHAAHMIAGEQEGIEAVSLDENGVDDFASRLEAKLDEMVEKYNQVLVMCDLKGGTPCNQSLKYGFVNEGKVKVVAGINLPMLIETIFGRSSVGNLDELASFASDSGKQSIEFITL, encoded by the coding sequence ATGATTGGTATTTTAGTAACAACTCATGGTGAACTTTGTAACGGATTGTTACATGCAGCACATATGATTGCTGGTGAACAAGAAGGAATTGAAGCTGTTTCATTAGATGAAAATGGAGTAGATGATTTTGCTAGTCGTTTAGAAGCAAAGTTAGACGAAATGGTAGAAAAGTATAATCAAGTTCTTGTGATGTGTGATTTAAAAGGTGGAACACCATGTAACCAAAGCTTGAAATATGGCTTCGTGAATGAAGGGAAAGTAAAGGTAGTTGCAGGTATAAATTTACCAATGTTAATTGAAACGATTTTTGGTCGCAGCAGTGTTGGAAATCTGGATGAATTAGCAAGTTTTGCTAGTGATTCAGGTAAGCAATCGATTGAATTTATTACATTATAA
- a CDS encoding PTS sugar transporter subunit IIC, with protein sequence MDVAILIQAVLIGVFCYLGSVSSPWLLGVTGGYYIIGRPLVAGLIVGLILGDVSTGILLGVAVQAAFIATISTGGTQNSEITYAAYGGIALGMLANASPGVTVTLSIGIGALGLILHNLMMVTNSVWNTRAEKAAERGDMRGVALNNGVYPQIVNFLLRVIPVALAVYFGQGFVDDALNAIPDTVIQIMNVLGGLLPALGIALLMNLLIKDKTYLIFFVGGFGIIAFIVPNMIALTIIAVLLAYIVYLATGNNAPKEVEDEVI encoded by the coding sequence ATGGATGTTGCTATCTTAATTCAAGCTGTATTAATAGGGGTTTTCTGTTATCTCGGATCCGTTTCTTCACCGTGGTTACTTGGTGTAACAGGGGGCTACTATATTATTGGAAGACCTTTAGTAGCGGGTCTAATTGTAGGTCTTATTCTTGGTGATGTTTCAACGGGTATTCTTCTAGGGGTAGCTGTTCAAGCTGCGTTTATTGCTACTATTTCGACTGGTGGTACACAAAACTCTGAGATTACATATGCAGCGTATGGTGGTATTGCACTTGGTATGCTTGCAAATGCCTCTCCGGGTGTAACGGTTACTCTATCAATTGGTATAGGTGCTCTAGGTTTAATTCTTCATAATCTGATGATGGTTACAAACTCTGTTTGGAATACTCGAGCAGAAAAAGCTGCAGAAAGGGGAGATATGCGTGGGGTTGCTCTAAACAACGGTGTGTATCCTCAAATCGTCAATTTTTTATTACGTGTCATTCCAGTTGCTTTAGCCGTGTATTTTGGACAAGGTTTCGTAGACGATGCGCTTAATGCTATTCCTGACACTGTTATTCAAATTATGAACGTTTTAGGTGGATTACTTCCAGCGTTAGGTATTGCCTTATTAATGAACTTATTAATTAAAGATAAAACATATTTAATCTTTTTTGTTGGTGGTTTTGGTATCATCGCATTCATCGTTCCAAACATGATTGCTTTAACAATTATAGCTGTATTGCTTGCATATATTGTTTACTTAGCTACAGGAAATAATGCTCCTAAAGAAGTTGAAGATGAGGTGATTTAG
- a CDS encoding PTS sugar transporter subunit IIB: MPITFVRIDDRVIHGQVVTRWSRQKAVNGILVIDERIVKDEFQKKILTNAAPSGVKVGIYGIEEGLEKIKLAKNAKNSYFVIVKTPVTLQKLVKAGADFGNEINVGPMSARPDAKTVAKNAAVTEEEKAAFDYLVEKNISVTFQLIPEETPLSWTKVKENY; the protein is encoded by the coding sequence ATGCCTATTACATTTGTACGAATTGATGATCGAGTAATCCATGGACAAGTTGTGACAAGATGGTCTAGACAAAAAGCGGTAAACGGAATTTTAGTCATTGATGAAAGAATTGTGAAGGATGAATTTCAAAAGAAAATCTTAACAAATGCAGCTCCTTCAGGTGTTAAAGTAGGAATCTATGGCATTGAAGAAGGTTTAGAAAAAATTAAGCTAGCAAAAAATGCGAAAAATAGTTATTTCGTGATTGTTAAAACACCAGTTACCCTACAAAAGCTTGTTAAAGCAGGTGCTGACTTTGGTAATGAGATAAATGTTGGACCAATGAGTGCTCGTCCAGATGCTAAAACAGTGGCGAAAAATGCAGCTGTTACAGAAGAAGAAAAAGCGGCATTTGATTATCTAGTAGAAAAAAATATTAGTGTTACATTTCAACTAATTCCTGAGGAAACTCCTCTTTCTTGGACAAAAGTAAAAGAAAACTATTAA
- a CDS encoding PTS system mannose/fructose/sorbose family transporter subunit IID, whose amino-acid sequence MKKLDKADLRKGWLKWAMFHLSSMSFEKLEAHGFAHSMIPIIKKLYKDNPEEQKEALKRHSVFYNTEPQVGSVVNGVVASLEEERANGQPITDEMFHSIKTGLMGPVAGIGDSTIQGIIIPILLTIGMSISVDGSPLGVLFYIVAYLAVMGMLSYWLYFRGYHLGTNALDGLMGANADRIRNALNVLGTMVIGGLAASSVKLATTVKIPNGEEFIELQKTLDGFFPGLLSLIAVLISWYLISIKKISATKVLLFLVALSIVGVLVGLF is encoded by the coding sequence ATGAAAAAACTTGATAAAGCGGATTTAAGAAAAGGCTGGCTGAAATGGGCAATGTTCCACTTGTCTTCTATGAGCTTTGAAAAACTAGAAGCACATGGCTTCGCTCATTCAATGATACCAATTATTAAAAAGTTATATAAAGATAATCCTGAAGAACAAAAAGAAGCGTTGAAACGACATTCCGTATTCTACAATACCGAGCCTCAAGTGGGGAGTGTTGTAAACGGTGTAGTGGCTTCACTTGAAGAAGAACGTGCTAATGGACAACCCATTACGGATGAAATGTTCCATAGTATTAAAACAGGATTAATGGGACCTGTTGCTGGTATAGGTGACTCAACAATTCAAGGTATTATTATCCCTATTCTTTTAACAATAGGTATGAGTATTTCTGTTGATGGTAGTCCATTAGGTGTTTTATTCTATATTGTTGCTTATTTAGCGGTTATGGGGATGCTATCTTATTGGCTATATTTCCGAGGATATCATCTTGGTACAAATGCTTTAGATGGTTTAATGGGAGCGAACGCTGATCGAATTAGAAATGCTTTAAACGTATTGGGAACTATGGTCATTGGTGGTTTGGCGGCATCTTCTGTAAAATTAGCAACGACCGTGAAAATACCAAATGGTGAAGAATTTATAGAGCTCCAAAAAACTTTAGATGGATTTTTTCCGGGTTTATTATCGTTAATAGCCGTATTGATTAGTTGGTATCTAATTTCAATTAAGAAAATTAGTGCAACAAAAGTATTGTTGTTTTTAGTAGCTCTATCTATTGTAGGTGTATTAGTCGGTTTGTTTTAA